The genomic region TTATGAACTCGGCATCCCTAATTTTGTTGCAACGTAAATGTTGTTTCTCTGCttcgtcagttatgaactcatggtTATGCTCCAAGTTTACCAGTTCAATTTTTGTAGCTACAACCATTTTGTTTTCATCATCatatatttttttaattttattccAGCTTTGCATTGCGTACGCCCTGATGATCTATTcctcatcctaggtgtatcatttgattttgctgcacttttaccttcacgtgaacaatttatccacttactgaatgtcttctctctgtatttcttcagtggaaatccaacttcatatgcatacctttTATAGAATTTATATGAATCATCAATATCCTTGAAAGTCATCCCTACCGTTGGCACTATAGTTGGATCAATGTCTTTTGCCTGCTATTTCATTGTCATTGTTGTTTGCACCATGGAATATGTTcacaacaatataatcaatcAATAATCAAATACAGTGATTGACTTACATGTGAACGCAGTATCTGTGGCGTATCCATCTCCCTGGAGCTAATATTGGACATAGGAGGTCGAACCTTTTGTTCTCCTTCTTCCCCTATGCTCATCTCGGCGATCTCAGGACCCATTAGAGCAGGCGGTGGTGTCACCAGTGAGTTACCACCAACTCCTCCCTCTGTCTCTAGATCAAGACGAACGCCATCTCCTTCCATCGTCGGCGACCCTCCAGAGCCGGCCATCTCCAACTCCGATGAGTTATGCAGGCTTAGTGGTCCTTTTTTCCGAATGAAAGTAAATCTCGGATACTATAAAAGTAATCGCATCCATGTTTACAGGGTCTCCCCATTATTTCCGAAACCGTCCCGATATTATGGCGACGTCTTTGTCAAACTATAATTCATAATATAAAATTTACGCACAATGACACAACGTTTTACGCCAATCGGTATATACTGTTTATGCATCTATTATGCCATTTCGGTTTTATGCCATATCTTTCAACATCTTATGCTTCATTTTTGTTAACCTTCCGCACATTACTTACCATGCAAGATCCATAATTTACGCGTCCAGGCGTATCGCAGTAATCACGTTTGCATGAGGTATCTATTCCCTTTAATTCCGCGCAATCCCCTTACCATTCAAACAACCGCGTCACGGCGCCGTCTGACCTGCATGCCGCCTCTCAGCCCCACATTAAAACACAGGTGCGCCTGTTCTATCGACCATACCTCGGGAACCGACCTGGACTTCCTTTAATATCCGAAatccagggctcccgttatacctgccatatatatatatatatatatatatatatatatatatatatatatatatatatatatatatatatatatatatatatatttctagcTAAGCACTCGTGTGTCGCTACGGTTTATATATATTATCCGTAGATTAGTAGTGATGTATGATTTTGTTAGGTATACCACACCTCTTTCTGCATGAGGAGAGTTAGTACACTTTCCCACTATGCATGCGAAAGCTAGGGTAAAACTAGGAAACACTACATTTATATCCTATAATGACATTTACATTCAGAACCACATCTAATACCACAACAACGGAGGAGTGTGTTGTTGCAATAAAAATAAGCAATTGAAAGAGTTAAGCCTCTTGTAAAACTAGCAGTCGATAAACTCGCTGGTATAATATATATCTTATACAGAGTGAAAAGTCAAACCAAAATACTAGTCACACCAGAGGCGAAGACAGAAAATGGATCCACAAGGTCAGCTCCATGAATTATTGAAATCAAATATATTGATGAACAGTGTTAAATAGTATTTTACACTGGATTTGATAAATTCCATCGGGTCCGGTGACCCCTGTGCCTTAAGGCAGCTTCGCCCCTGAGTCACACACGTATACGGTATATGAATTACCATGCAAGCTCAGGAAACCAAAAGTAACTTGAGATAGTAAGTATGCTTAGATCACCTAGGCTGCCGCGACACTGACGCCAGCGATACCGTACGACACAAAGACGAACCAAATGTGATGACAGCAGCTAATCAGTGCTTTCGTCATGCTCTGAAAGCTGAAGCACCCCATAAAGCTAGCTTACTATAGGACAGTACGTACTGCTACGGGCACACAGGACAGAAACAACGTTATTACGCAGATGACGCCCAGGAGTACTACACTGCTCCGATCCTGGTGAGACGGACCACACGACGTCTCTGAGGCGCCGACCGTCGGCTACGCAAGTATCTTGAGCCGCTTCACTGACTTGACAAAGACCCTGCAAGGAAATCAACGTCGTTTTTAAGTTCGCTGAATAATTAATTGGATTATATTGTTGCCGTCACCATCGATACAGTCATACAGACGACAGTAGTAGTGACTGATACGTACTCCCACGGCACATCATCTCCGACGAGCAACCAGTCCCCTTCGCCGTCCTCGTAGGTGACTACATAAGGATGGCGACGGCGGCGCTCGTGCGAGACCACCACCTCGTCTTCTGCATGATCTGCCAGAGGTTACAGGAATAGTATATGCGACCAAGTTAAGTGCCGGGAGCAGAACGGGAAGCAAGGGCACGTGTCGGGACCAGAACGATGGCGGCAGATGATTATCAGTGAAAGAAAGGCATCGTCCGCAGCACCGCCGGTCGCCGGCCGGCTCGCCGCGGCCCGGGAACGTACGCACCTTGTTGGTTACCCGAAGGGAACATGCTCTCGAGCGTGCGGAGCAGCTCCTGGTACGAGCCGTGGATGGACACGTCCACCTTCCGCCCGATGGGCACCCCTTCCAGCTTCACCTTCACGTACCCGCCGCCGCAGCTACGCCTACGCGCGCACTTCACCGGCGGCCACCCCACCAGCCTCTTCTTCCTGGGTACACTACACACACCACGGATCGGATTTGGGTATAATAAGACCCTCCCTGTACGCACGTGGTCGGTATTTTTAACCACAACTCACTTGTTGCTTTGCTGTTCATGGTCGACGACGCCGTCGCGGTCGCGGTCGCCGCCGCCTCCGTCGCCATCCTCGCAGACGAAGAGCGGAAGCGTGGCCGCCTTGGCGGCCCCGAACGCGTCGCCGAGAACCCTCTTGTTCCCGCACGAGCCAGCCGAGCTGCTGAGGAGACCGACGAACTCGGCGGCGGCAGCCAGCGGCTGATGCGGGTTCGGCGGCGCGAGCCCGAGCTCCAGCTCCATCCGATCACTTTCCCTTGATCAGCCCCGCGCGCACTGCGGTCATGTGCGTGGTCACGGCGCAGCTAGCTAGCTGACACACCCACTTCGATCGTCCCACAGCAGCTAGTGTGAGACAGA from Zea mays cultivar B73 chromosome 6, Zm-B73-REFERENCE-NAM-5.0, whole genome shotgun sequence harbors:
- the LOC100282670 gene encoding Auxin-responsive protein IAA20 isoform 3 (isoform 3 is encoded by transcript variant 3) — translated: MELELGLAPPNPHQPLAAAAEFVGLLSSSAGSCGNKRVLGDAFGAAKAATLPLFVCEDGDGGGGDRDRDGVVDHEQQSNKKKRLVGWPPVKCARRRSCGGGYVKVKLEGVPIGRKVDVSIHGSYQELLRTLESMFPSGNQQEDEVVVSHERRRRHPYVVTYEDGEGDWLLVGDDVPWEVFVKSVKRLKILA
- the LOC100282670 gene encoding Auxin-responsive protein IAA20 isoform 2 (isoform 2 is encoded by transcript variant 2), coding for MELELGLAPPNPHQPLAAAAEFVGLLSSSAGSCGNKRVLGDAFGAAKAATLPLFVCEDGDGGGGDRDRDGVVDHEQQSNNVPRKKRLVGWPPVKCARRRSCGGGYVKVKLEGVPIGRKVDVSIHGSYQELLRTLESMFPSGNQQDHAEDEVVVSHERRRRHPYVVTYEDGEGDWLLVGDDVPWEVFVKSVKRLKILA
- the LOC100282670 gene encoding Auxin-responsive protein IAA20 isoform 1 (isoform 1 is encoded by transcript variant 1), with the translated sequence MELELGLAPPNPHQPLAAAAEFVGLLSSSAGSCGNKRVLGDAFGAAKAATLPLFVCEDGDGGGGDRDRDGVVDHEQQSNNVPRKKRLVGWPPVKCARRRSCGGGYVKVKLEGVPIGRKVDVSIHGSYQELLRTLESMFPSGNQQEDEVVVSHERRRRHPYVVTYEDGEGDWLLVGDDVPWEVFVKSVKRLKILA
- the LOC100282670 gene encoding auxin-responsive protein IAA20 isoform X2, with the protein product MELELGLAPPNPHQPLAAAAEFVGLLSSSAGSCGNKRVLGDAFGAAKAATLPLFVCEDGDGGGGDRDRDGVVDHEQQSNKKKRLVGWPPVKCARRRSCGGGYVKVKLEGVPIGRKVDVSIHGSYQELLRTLESMFPSGNQQDHAEDEVVVSHERRRRHPYVVTYEDGEGDWLLVGDDVPWEVFVKSVKRLKILA